The genomic segment AAACCCATCAATACCTAAACCATTATCTACATCAGTCTTCTTGCTCCCATATCGCGTACAAACAAACTTGGCATCGATAAACTTCCCGGTCATTCTTGAACGACGACTAGCTTTTATAATGGTAGTAAACCCAACAGAGTTAGCATATTCTTTGTAGAACTCAAACGCTTCCTCTTTAGATTCAAATTCTCTCCCTTCATTGATCTCTAAGTTAGTCCTTTGAACATCAAACTGCACATTACTACACTCTCCCGATAGCATTTCAAAACCAATCCTCAATTAGCTCAACCCCTTCACGGCTTCACCCCTCAAAGCCAAAAGCTATTTTGATCAAATCATACCTGTTGAAACAATCATGGTCAGCTTCCAAGTTGCAAACTTTAAtgagaaaaacataaactttaCTATCTACAATGGAGCAATTGAAACTTAGTATCAGACAAAAACCTCAAAATGTTAAGAAAAAACATCTTTCAGAAATGGAAATGAATCATCGTAACAAAGAAAAGTCAACCATACAAAACCCATTATCTTAAAATTCAGCTCGAATCATCGGACCCAAATAGTTATAACAGAGTATAAGACACCATAGAATGAAACTCATGTTCTACTTAACAAAACCCTGAAACAGTAATTTAAGCAACTCAAAATGAAGATCTAAAGCCAGAGTAAACAAGAAACAAGTTCATTAAAGTGCAAAGATGATGATATAATTAGGGAGAGAAATAATAAAGATAGATATGattaaatgatgatgatgaagaagaagaagacagggGAGAGTGATGACCGGAGGCGAGTACAGATTCTATTTTCATCTCCGCGGAACTTTTGATCTTTAGGGCAGAAGAGTCGGAGTCGTCGGCGTCGTACTCGCTTTTCTATACTCGCGGTTCTCTTACCTCTTCCTCCGGTTAATTTAGCCTAACCGGATTCTTTTTTCAATAACCGGGAAAAATCTTAAGCCACACATTTTCATTTCTGGTTATCTTGTTCTTAAGGTTCTTCTTCCTCACGACTTCACCTACGCAGATGGAAAAATACgaaattggaagaaaaaattTGCTGATTTGCTTGGATTGACAGAACTGTTCcctaggttttgaatttttttaaattgatttttgtgaatATATCTGATAAATCTTAGAGATTTAAGCTTCTGGTAGTTAGATTTCACAGTAAAGTTTGAGTCTTGTAATGTTGATTGAGCTCGTTTCTTGCTATCGTTCTCTCATTGGAAaccataaaaattgaaactttgtgTAATTCCTAAGCTAATAATACGTAAGTGGAATGTGGATTTTATTTAGTCTCTAGTTTCTTCAAGAATTAACTCTTTGATAGGTTAAGTAAGGTTTGGTACTTGtgagaattttgatttttcatgtCCTGTTTTGATTGATTAGATGGTGCATTACTGTGTGTGATCAAGATTGCTTAAAAGAAATGGGTTTAGCGGGTTGTGTTGGTAGTTCTCCTCTTGTATCTATGGAACTGAGGtgggcaagaagaagaaactctgATGATGCTGCATCGGCATTGCCTCGATCCATACCTGTTTATCTCTCTACGTTGAAGAAAGACATAAATATAGAGGAATTGAGGAATCTGTATTCACTTTGTAACCACTCTTGCAACCGTTTGTCCGAGAATGGCAGCAGCAACGTCGAGAAGATTGTTGACATGAAAAAGCTGCGTACAGCTATCTCCCGTAGTGATGTTGTTGTCTCTGTGTTTTGCAAACCTCGTCACGCGGATCTTCATGATGCGGTTTTGTACTCTGAGGAAGGaagtttgtcttcttctttgtatccTTCAGAGTTTAGGAGACAGAATAAGGATGAGAGTTCCCTGGGAGACTTGTTGCAGAATGCGATACCTCTCACTCCTTCTACTGGACAGCTTGTTGGATTCGGTCGTGCTTATTCTGATCATGGCTTGACTGCTTCTATCCATGATCTAATggtatttttttaatctgtagATGGCCTACTCGAGCTGTAATACCTTCTCTTTGGTGCTAAGATGTGTAATTTGGTTTCAGTGTTTTCCAGGTTTTACCTTCACTTCAACGGATGGGAATTGGTAGACTGATAGTTAACAGAATTGTCAGGTGTGATGGTATTTTCCACTATGATTTTGCTTTACTCAAAACTCCCCTTGACTTTTTCTTAAAGGTTAGTTCCTGAACTAGCAAATTACCTCATTCATCAAAAAACTGTTTTCAATAGGCATCTCACAAGCAGAGACATCTACGACATAGCAGCTCTCTGCTTCGAGGATGAAAGGTACCTACCATCATTACCTCTGAGACAACTAATCCTCATCCTTAGCAACTtgtgagtttgtttttttattgtattcttTCACGCTATGTTTAGGATCGAAGGATATGGTAATGGTATCTTGCTGATGATAACTTGAATATGGGTGGAATTGGTATTAGTATGAGATTAGGTGGATGCAGAATCctttatgtatatatctactGATAAAAATTAACATGTTTGTCAGGCCATTCTTCAAAGCCTGTGGGTTTGGAGATGACAGGATGGGCTCCACGACGATGATGTTCACGAAGAGCTTGGAGATGTAAACCTCAAGCGAGAAGCGAGAAGGCCATTGGATTTTCAGAAACTGCAGGTCAAAGCAAGTTGAAtgatctctaaaaccttgtttGAAACTCTCTGATGATGATCAAAGGAAAAGGTCAAAGATTCATTGTCTTTCTTGCATTTGGATTTGATATCTAGTggttactctctctctcttgttcacCTTAAGTAGTTAAGTTGCAATG from the Camelina sativa cultivar DH55 chromosome 12, Cs, whole genome shotgun sequence genome contains:
- the LOC104731541 gene encoding uncharacterized N-acetyltransferase ycf52-like isoform X1 encodes the protein MGLAGCVGSSPLVSMELRWARRRNSDDAASALPRSIPVYLSTLKKDINIEELRNLYSLCNHSCNRLSENGSSNVEKIVDMKKLRTAISRSDVVVSVFCKPRHADLHDAVLYSEEGSLSSSLYPSEFRRQNKDESSLGDLLQNAIPLTPSTGQLVGFGRAYSDHGLTASIHDLMVLPSLQRMGIGRLIVNRIVRHLTSRDIYDIAALCFEDERYLPSLPLRQLILILSNLPFFKACGFGDDRMGSTTMMFTKSLEM
- the LOC104731541 gene encoding uncharacterized N-acetyltransferase ycf52-like isoform X2 yields the protein MGLAGCVGSSPLVSMELRWARRRNSDDAASALPRSIPVYLSTLKKDINIEELRNLYSLCNHSCNRLSENGSSNVEKIVDMKKLRTAISRSDVVVSVFCKPRHADLHDAVLYSEEGSLSSSLYPSEFRRQNKDESSLGDLLQNAIPLTPSTGQLVGFGRAYSDHGLTASIHDLMVLPSLQRMGIGRLIVNRIVRHLTSRDIYDIAALCFEDERPFFKACGFGDDRMGSTTMMFTKSLEM